In Bacillus cereus ATCC 14579, a single window of DNA contains:
- a CDS encoding YhgE/Pip domain-containing protein — translation MFKNKLLFLSPVIALLVVFIFSLTLFPTVQPQPKNLPIAIVNEDQGVEIPNQPKMNMGQTIVDNMKKTAKSEEEPAVEWVEVKNKEAVQKGLNNKEYYAALVIPKEFSAKQASLRTPQPSSPEIEIYINQGMNTAASTMAEQILQAIVDNMNNTVRTQILEGLKAKGATVTTDQAEKLVTPIVKNVKNVNEVGKNSANGNSPISLFQPLWIASLASAAIIFIAISKMPVSSRKENFLLKVKQIVTGAIATLVIGFGLTWIADGMVGLNISNFTDTALFLSITSFSFFLMISAVLSLVGLKGIGLFALLLFFGAPLLLLAPEMLSPFYQDWVYSWLPMKFMIEGLREIFFFGKGLSWNTPVTVLVWIGIVSMVTILATALKRSVVKGHKTELNA, via the coding sequence ATGTTTAAAAATAAACTTTTATTTTTATCACCAGTTATTGCACTACTTGTTGTTTTTATTTTTTCATTAACGCTATTTCCAACTGTTCAACCGCAGCCGAAAAACTTGCCAATTGCAATTGTAAATGAGGATCAAGGTGTAGAAATTCCAAATCAACCGAAAATGAATATGGGGCAAACGATCGTTGATAACATGAAAAAAACAGCGAAATCAGAGGAAGAACCCGCAGTGGAGTGGGTAGAAGTAAAAAATAAAGAAGCCGTTCAAAAGGGATTAAACAATAAAGAGTATTACGCGGCATTAGTCATCCCGAAAGAATTTAGCGCAAAACAAGCGTCGTTACGAACACCACAGCCATCTTCACCTGAGATAGAAATATATATTAATCAAGGAATGAATACGGCTGCATCAACTATGGCAGAGCAAATATTACAGGCGATTGTTGATAATATGAACAATACTGTTCGTACACAAATATTAGAAGGGTTGAAAGCAAAAGGAGCTACTGTAACAACAGATCAAGCTGAGAAATTAGTAACACCTATTGTAAAGAACGTGAAAAATGTGAATGAGGTCGGCAAAAATAGTGCGAACGGTAACTCACCAATATCATTATTCCAGCCGTTATGGATTGCAAGTTTAGCTAGTGCAGCGATTATTTTTATTGCGATTAGTAAAATGCCAGTAAGCTCAAGAAAAGAAAACTTTCTGTTAAAAGTAAAACAAATCGTAACAGGAGCTATTGCGACACTTGTAATTGGGTTTGGTCTTACATGGATTGCAGATGGGATGGTAGGGTTAAATATTTCGAACTTCACGGATACAGCTCTATTCTTATCCATTACTTCTTTTAGTTTCTTCTTAATGATATCTGCAGTACTATCATTAGTTGGACTAAAAGGAATCGGTTTATTCGCTTTATTACTATTCTTCGGGGCACCGTTATTATTATTAGCACCTGAGATGTTGTCTCCGTTTTATCAAGACTGGGTTTACTCATGGTTACCAATGAAATTTATGATTGAAGGCCTAAGAGAAATCTTCTTCTTCGGAAAAGGGTTAAGCTGGAATACACCTGTTACTGTACTCGTTTGGATTGGTATAGTAAGTATGGTTACTATATTAGCAACTGCACTCAAACGTAGTGTAGTAAAAGGGCATAAAACAGAATTGAACGCTTAA
- a CDS encoding TetR/AcrR family transcriptional regulator: protein MRDNNLDLRVVRTKTAIRNALVELIEEKGFDAITVKDITTKANINRGTFYAHYQDKFDLMTKCQEDIMYEFSSIAKQKFPEVIADLGSNPSPTMPFILITSILEFLNENSDFMRAVLSPKGDLSFQTKLKDFMWKTLFEDTNGPLINKENLLVPSEYLTSYMASAHIGVIQQWLNNGQKETPEEIARFLSTIAVHGPFYAAGLKK, encoded by the coding sequence TTGCGCGATAATAATTTAGATTTGCGTGTTGTTCGTACGAAAACTGCCATACGAAATGCATTGGTGGAGCTAATTGAAGAAAAAGGTTTTGACGCCATTACAGTGAAAGATATTACAACGAAAGCAAACATTAATCGCGGTACTTTCTATGCGCACTATCAAGATAAATTTGATTTAATGACAAAATGCCAAGAAGACATTATGTACGAGTTTTCTAGCATTGCTAAACAGAAATTCCCGGAAGTTATTGCTGACCTTGGATCAAATCCTTCTCCAACAATGCCATTTATACTTATCACTTCTATTCTTGAATTTCTAAATGAAAATAGTGATTTTATGAGAGCTGTACTAAGTCCGAAAGGAGATTTATCTTTCCAAACAAAACTGAAAGACTTTATGTGGAAAACATTATTTGAAGATACGAATGGTCCTCTCATTAATAAGGAGAATTTACTTGTTCCAAGCGAATATTTAACTTCTTATATGGCATCTGCACATATAGGTGTCATCCAACAATGGTTAAATAATGGACAAAAAGAAACACCTGAGGAGATTGCTCGCTTTTTATCAACAATCGCAGTTCATGGACCTTTTTATGCTGCTGGCTTAAAGAAATAA